Genomic window (Phragmites australis chromosome 5, lpPhrAust1.1, whole genome shotgun sequence):
tctAGGAGTGTAGAGTTCAGCAGCAATAGCAAGCATTTAATGCCATAgggtgtggaagtatatatagccctatctcaaaaactagttgttattGTTCTGACagacctaacccggagtatccggtgaacaccgaagtatccggtctcaattccaaaaacggcgtgaGAACGGTCACATAACGTgttagaactagccgttacaattctgttaagtcaccggagtctccggtgaacaccagagtctccggtcctaacaGGGCTATCActcagactaagtccggagacttacCAGACCCTCCAGCTTCTttaggtaccggagtatccggtaaacacCAGAGAGTTCGGTCTTTTTTATCGAAAGAGTAAATATTAACCGAGCCACCCttaccggagtctccctcggaagAGTACTCAAGACTCCAGtaaaaaacattttctcctaccggagtatccggtgaacaccggagactccgatctttttTTAACAGAAATAAATGCCTAACCGATCGACTTCTGgtggagtctccctcggagactccggccttaaaactcaccaactacccgagtatccggtgaacaccggagactccggacaattaaaaataaaacggaaccgagcaccctctgccggagtctgactcggagactccggactaaatactgagtaccagagtatccagtgaacaccggagactctggactcagtgaacttctgTCTAACATCCCgatgtccgtgggtgagtgtgtctctcaacttattggttctaaaggatatcttgagcattgagacactaaacaagcaatcaaatgcaaccatCTTAAAAGAGCGGCTaccctagactcaatttcaaaattaGAGAAATTTAAATTCTATTGAGTACTCTTTGTTGCTTCTCATTTCTTTTCGAAgtgcgtcaaacgtcatatgtcttctcaatttagacttagacatgttcatgacttagataaatatattagattcttaatcgttttatcatcaataaaccaaaacccacttagggggcctagatgcactttcaagtgaTTAGAATGCGAGACTCTCCCGACGCCACTTTGCGAGGCCACCGATGAAGGCTCCGGCGAAACCTTCGACTGCGAAGGGTACCAAAGTACTCCACAatactagaatattattttttatgattgtTCGGACAACATGCACGATCCAAACACGTGAAACCCCGTGGATGAGATTTAGATCTAGGTTTAACTTGGGTTTCTCGATTGAAATCAAAACGGCGAGCGACTAGAGCTAGGAAATGATGAAAAATAGCATGGGAAGGTTTACCTCGGCGTAAGGGAACTTCCTATTGGATTGGTTCGCATCGGGGAAGCTTTGATTTGTGGATTAAACCACGAGGTGGTCGCTAAGCTTGAGATGAAGAAGCCTAAGAGGATGTATGCACATTACTTGATTGGGGGAGGGCAGGAGGCCAATTGGCTGTGCACTACGAGCACTATCCAAGCATGGTGTTGATGAAGGAGCAGATCCGAAGCTGGAtttggaggagagggagagctgCCCACACCTAGGTTTGGAGCAGATCCGTGGCCCTATCCTGTGTCCTGCCCCACTCAATCTCCTTGCTAGCCGGACTCCCAGATTCACTCAAGGAGCAGCAAGTTGTTCTAGAGCAGCAGCATACGATGAGTCTTGTCCCACTCGATCTCTCAATCAAATTTGGGGAGAGGGAGACCTAGATTTAGGGAAGGGGGACAGTATGAGAGTGGATTTAGTGGAGGGGGATAGTAAGAGAGTGAATGCTGGATCTAGGAAGATGAGGTAAGCTATGTTGGAGACACGTTCCTTGGACTCCCAGAATCTGCTCAAGAGAGGCGAAGAAAAGGGCCACGTTGGAGTTTTCCTGCGACTCTGCTGATCCGCTTCGCGCCAATATTTTCTGGGACGATGACGCTAGCTCTTTTCTTCCCTTCGCGCGTGTGCGTGGCCAAGCAGTGACGCCAGATTTGAACGCCACGACTACGGTAAAAATTTCTTTGGCAAAGCTACTAGCTAGTGCCTAACTTCTTAGAGCATCCTAAAGTTTGGAAGTAAAACAAATGGTAGGCTAAACTTATATGACACAGCTAACCTGAAATGTGGCATGTTGAGGCTTTAATCCAAACATCCCTTTGATCTAAAATACTACCCCCAGTACCTATGGCAGGTATGCCATGTTTCCCCCCCTCTCTGTCATTACATATTAGATGTCCATAGGATTACACGCCACTTGTCCTTGTATTTGAGGTATTTTTTGCTAAATGTTTTGTGTTGCaactaaaatataaatattgaatatgGTAAATTAAGAATAAACTCAAGGTATGGAGATATGGATACACCATGGGAGCACCGTCGAACAAATACGTCAGGAGCGAACATAATTTGATTTTAGACGTGATCACAAAATAGGAGGAGATTATCCGCTAGTTTCTCtcctaatttattttttatttatttattagtaaaatgagtaTCATATACGTAGCTGGTAACGAAGCGAGAAGACTAGATAACGAGATTGGATGGTTAAAgtgggtaaattatttgaattttaggattttttattagatagccGAAGAGTAAAGAAAATGGTGATGTGATAACCAATTCATGTTATATATATTTGAGGGATTACTATATTATTAAGGGCACGTATAAAGACTTGCGACTATGACGTCTCACTATGTGGAGGATGGTTAACCAAGAGAGATAATAATATCGTTTCTTGAGAAAAAGGCATTTTGTAACACGTCAAACAAGAACAATTGTCAGTTGTGCTGCTTTTATTATGGATAGAAACCAACAGAAAATATGCGTTGTCTTTTGAGCTATCTTTAAATTACATGAATCGTGTTATATACAAAAGCTGTCTCAACGGTTGCACAATCTGTTGTTGTCCTTTGCTAGAACCTCGAGTTTGCGTAACCCTTACCATTTCTGTGAGCGAGTTGGCAAAATCACATATCTATTGTTGACTAGCCGGTCCCATTTTTCTAGGATTAAATTAATTAGCATGGTTTTATCACATGCAGGTTATGGGCAATTTGTCCAAGCATCTGACCGGATTTCAATTTCTGTCCCACCGTCACCGTGCGTGGCAAAACTTGTGCGTGCTTTACTCCATCTCCACGAATAAACAACGCAACAGACACGAACTTGTTTGTTGTCCCCACTTGTCATCCACCGGAATACAACAGTGCCTACCCTATCCAGCTAGCAGGTGGTTCGCTGCGCCCGCGATCACGTCTGCAGGCGCGACGTATCCCATTCCCACCCGTAAGCAGAGCAGAGGCCGGCAGGCCGCGAAGACGACTAGACGAACGGATACGCAGCGAGAGAGAGGGATAGATCATAGATATGCCCAACCGTTAGGCGACCGCGGCACTCGTCTGTCCATTCGTTTCCCCTACCAGCGAGGAGCAGGAGCGAGCCAACGgaaaatacataatatttttaactttttacgTTTTTCAACGTGactatttttattagaatataacataatatctaataaaatatattattataaaaatattttttaatataattcttcacttatgtatttttaaactaaatattttaaaaactattaatGATCAGAGTTTTAAATATTTAGCCGGATCTTGAACAAGAtgtaagtatttatgaccggagggagtatgcATTTAGAATCTAATCCAATTTATCGTAAAacttataataaaaaaatcatatataataaaataaaaagaaagaaattacCGTATGTCACGATATAAATTAGGTTTGTACCTAAAATGTACGAGACAACGTCTGGTATGATTATTTTCCGCGAGCCAACCATCCCACACCCACGTCGCGGCGCCATGGGCAGTCCCGTCATTTCCGCCGCTCCGATCCGGATAAGCCCCGCCGCATCGCACCGCCAACTCCCGGTCGCACCAcaccgcctccccctcccccttcgCTTCACACGACAGACGTATCCAGCCTGCCATATTTATACCTCCTTCCCTCCCCGGTCGCCTGTGCTTATCCCCGGAAGCTTCGTCAAAAGTGATCCAACTCCCAccgcaccgcctcctcctcgtcgcttcgcttctcttctctctcttcatgcgccaccgccaccgcctccacctCTGCAACACCCACagataggaggaggaggaaaggttGGCTGGCGATGCCTTCGCTCTCCTGCCACAACCTCCTCGACCTCGCTGCGGCCGACGAGGTGCCCCTGCCGTCGCCCACGCCGCTCCGCCTCCCGCGTGTCATGTCCGTTGCGTCCCCGGCCTCGCCCACCTCCCCTTCCCCGCCCGCCCCGCCGCGCCgcgtgatcgtctcccaccggCTCCCGCTCTGCGCAGCGCCCGACCCGGCGTCGCCGTTCGGGTTCTCCTTCTCCGTCGACGCCGACACCGTCGCCTACCAGCTCCGCTCGGGGCTTCCCGCCAACGCGCCCGTCCTCCACATCGGCACCCTCCCGCCGGCCGCGACCGAGGCGGCCTCCGATGAGTTGTCCAACTACCTGGTGACGAATTTCTCGTGCCTGCCGGTGTACCTGCCCAGCAACCTCCACCGCCGGTTCTACCACGGCTTCTGCAAGCACTACCTGTGGCCGCTCCTCCATTACCTCCTCCCGCTCACGCCGTCGTCGCTCGGCGGCCTCCCGTTCGACCGAACGCTCTACCACTCCTTCCTCTCGGCGAACAGGGCTTTCGCCGACCGCCTCACGGAGGTGCTCAGCCCCGACGAGGACCTCGTCTGGATCCATGACTACCACCTGCTCGCGCTGCCCACCTTCCTCCGCAAGCGCTTCCCGCGTGCCAAGGTCGGATTCTTCCTCCACTCGCCGTTCCCCTCCTCGGAGATCTTCCGCACCATACCCGTCAGGGAGGACCTCGTCCGCGCCCTCCTAAACGCCGACCTCGTCGGCTTCCACACCTTTGACTACGCGCGGCACTTCCTGTCCGCGTGCTCGCGGCTGCTCGGCCTGGACTACCAGTCCAAGCGCGGCTACATCGGCATCGAGTACTACGGTCGCACGGTGACGGTCAAGATACTACCCGTCGGGATCGACATGGGACAGCTGAGATCGGTGGTCTCCGCGCCGGAGACGGGGGAGGTCGTACGGCGGGTGGCCGATGCGTACAAGGGGCGGCGCCTGATGGTCGGCGTCGATGACGTCGATCTGTTCAAGGGCATTGGGCTCAAATTCCTGGCGATGGAGCAGCTGCTCGTCGAGCACCCGGAGCTCCGTGGCCGCGCCGTGCTCGTGCAGATCGCCAACCCGGCGCGCAGCGAGGGGCGCGACGTGCAGGGCGTGCAGGACGAGGCCAGGGCCATCAGCGCCCGGGTCAATGCGCGGTTCGGCTCCCCCGGGTACACGCCGGTCGTGCTGATCGACGGCCCGGTGACGGCGCACGAGAAGGCGGCGTACTACGCGGCCGCCGAGTGCTGCGTTCTGAACGCCGTGCGCGACGGGCTCAACCGGATACCGTACATCTACACGGTGTGCCGGCAGGAAGGGGACGACGCGCCCAAGCGGAGCGTCATCGTGCTGTCGGAGTTCGTTGGGTGCTCCCCGTCGCTGAGCGGCGCGATCCGCGTCAACCCGTGGAGCGTGGAGTCCGTCGCGGAGGCCATGAACGCTGCGCTGCGGATGTCTGAGGCCGAGCAGAGGCTGCGGCACGAGAAGCACTACAAGTACGTGAGCACCCACGACGTGGCCTACTGGGCCCGGTCGTTCGACCAGGACCTGCAGCGCGCCTGCAAGGACCATTTCTCGCGGCGGCATTGGGGGATCGGGTTCGGCATGAGCTTCAAGGTGGTGGCGCTCGGCCCAAATTTCAGGCGGCTCTCTGTCGAGCACATTGTGCCGTCGTACCGGAGGACGGATAACCGGCTGATTCTCCTGGACTACGACGGCACCGTGATGCCGGAGAATTCTATTGACAAGACGCCGAGCAGTGAGGTCATCTCTGTCTTGAATCGTTTCTGTGAGGACCCCAAGAACAGGGTGTTCATTGTGAGCGGGCGGGGGAAGGACGAACTCAGTAAGTGGTTCGCGCCCTGCGAGAAGCTTGGCATCGCCGCCGAGCACGGTTACTTCACCAGGTAAAGATCTCCAGACACTTAATTTTTCGCCGGTGAAGATCTGCTAGTTGGTACAACGTTGCTTTGCTTGGATTCTGGTTCTTACTGTTCAATATTCGGACAAGGTCTCTGGGATGGTTGCGAATTAAGCAATGGTACAACGAGCAGCCGTACATTTAAGGATACATTTTACTACTGACTAACAACAGATCTAGAAGCTGAGCTATGGCATGCCTATGCCTAGTCTTGAATCATACTCCTAACTACTCTTCCGTCCAGAACAATCTTAGGAGCATTCCTACTTATGTTCAACTCACTAATTTAGTCTTAGCATAGATaagattgggggggggggggggggttggttcCAAGGAGCATTCCTACTGTGTTGGCAAGACGTAGTGTTCATGTACTCTTTCGTGCCTGCAGGTGGAGCAAAGACGCACCATGGGAGACCTCAGGGCTGGCCGTGGACTTCGTTTGGAAGAAGGCCGCCGAACCAGTGATGCAGCTGTACACAGAGGCAACAGACGGTTCCTACATCGAACAGAAGGAAAGCGCGATAGTTTGGCATCACCATGAGGCGGATCCGGATTTTGGTTCCTGCCAGGCCAAGGAACTGCTCGACCATCTCGAAAACGTGCTTGCCAATGAACCCGTGGTTGTTAAGAGGGGCCAGCACATCGTCGAAGTTAAACCTCAGGTAAAAGCGCGTGCATGCTTTTTCTCTGCTCGTTCTGCAGTGCATTTGTTTAATATAATTTGTGCACGAAACATGCCGATCAACTAGACGTAGCTGTCAAACTAAAGGCATCGGCTATGGATTGATCTAATCCAATCCAGTCCTCATCCACCACATGCCTGGGACAATCTGTATCCTCTCTAAAAATTGGATATGAATCAGCATGGAGCCATGGACCATTTGCCCCTGTGGACTGGAATATTCGCGAAAAAGTCTTTTTAATTGTGTCCCTTGGAAAGCAACTTGTCCCACTACTGAACCATCCATTTGTCTCGTTGTCCGCAACCACTTCGAAATTTCAGGATTGGTAGTGGTAACAAGCGAAAAATATCTTATTGTCATGCAGGGCATAAGCAAAGGAGTGGTTGTGGAGAGCCTTCTGTCATCCATGGTCAAAACCGGCAAGCCGCCGGATTTCGTGCTGTGCATCGGCGACGACCGTTCTGACGAGGACATGTTTGAGAGCATCGTGTGCCCGTCGAACAGCAGTGTTAAGCTCCCGGCGACCAGCGAGGTGTTCGCCTGCACGGTCGGTAAGAAGCCGAGCATGGCCAAGTACTACCTCGACGACACCGTGGACGTCATCAAGATGCTGCAGGGCCTGGCCAATGCGCCGTCGCAACGGCCAAGGCCGGCGGTGCAGCTCCGGGTCTCGTTCGAAGGTTTACTGTGAGAAAGGATTTTACTGCACAGTTCTGTAAACCGAGGAGGAATAACCAATGATGGAGATTCAGACGTGTGGTTTAGGATTAGCTGCTGTTACAAGATCAAaaggtttttttctttctttttttcatttcaaGCCCCCTTCTTTCGTGCCTGTATATGCCCGTATGTTATATGCAAGAAGGTTTCCGGTCACCTTGTATATGTAGTTGACGatgaaatcagaaaaaaaaaattgattcttTCACTTTGCCCTGTTGCTTCGCTTGATCTCTTGGCGGTCCCGTTCGTCCACGCTTTTCCCCTTTCCTGCATTACACAGGCCGGTAAGGATACCTGCCGGATAGCACCAGCCTGATCCGATGATAGCTGTGGAAACGACTAAGATTGTCAGATCTCGGTGAGGCGACGGGTCCGGACCGGACCGTATTGCCAACTTGCAgttatctatctattatattatataaaaaagaaaagtgtATCGATTATTTATTGTTATAAATATTTAACAGCCTATATAAACCAAAAGTCCATACAAATCTGATTAATtaatagttaaatttagaaaccaaagaaattatattaaatatgattaataagtacctaaatttggaattaaaaattataaaattagcagttcgatATACATATAGTTTAGGAAGTGAattatctaaataaagagtctaaataaaataaaattgataataattaaaattagaggttaaaatagaaaaaataaagattcatatcaaatataaaaaatcaaatacctaaataaagtgtccatataaaatacaattaatcaatggATAAAATtcgtaataaaaaaataatgatttttttcaaaattattattaAGGTACTCCCTCTGTTTATATATAGTAGgcgtatttatttttgaaaaagttaaaCTTTTGTACTTTGATTAACATttgatcaaattataagaatatatagtgtgtaaaaaattatacaactaggttcATGACttaaaatgatttcacactatataagttttttagctataaatgatatattttatgagaaaaactTAGTTAAAATTCAACTTCGAAGACCGAGTTTAAAAGAAATACGTCTACTATTTTTGATCAGAGGAAGTAATAGACTAAGAAGCATAGTGTAAATCAAGATCGTCACATCAAGTTGATAGCTAACAAGGCACAATCTGATTTTGATTAGGTTGCCTACACTAGACGTACAATTTTGACAATTAATCACAACATATTCAAATCAAACCAATACGTATATACGATTCAGATACAAACttagagcataaataattttttttactaacataatttttatttattattctaattttatgcgtattgtaactaaatgacactaacctcgTAAAATaataaagagactaatttttaattaacgattatcatgataaaatattacaataagACTAACTACGTTATTAGCACGAGTCATATTGCTAGTTATTAGTAGTAAGTTAGGGTTTACTTTGTAGCTGCCATGATTTTTGTTAGATTATGAAAAATAAGTCTCGGGTCTTTTCACCGTATATTGAACACAGCCTGGTAACTGCATGATTAGAGTGATCTTTTTTCTCCTCAGGATCAGCAGTTTCGTCCTCCTGTTTGTTGATAGTATGATATGGTTGACAAGGTACACGCTGAGACATGATGTCGTTAGAGGGCACAGCGCAACGGGTGATCCATCATTTCACCTCGCCGGCAAGAGGCTTTAGGTGCAATGATTCAGATGTCTGGCTGAACACCTGCATTCTGTCGGTGAACGTACCTGTACATCCAGCACACTTACCGGGTCTCAATTTTGTCTCCTCGGATAAGCAAATTGAAGCAACCTAGAACTTGGTTAAAAGAGAAGGAAATGGCATATGTCCTGAAGCTTATCGGCCGGAAAGAAATTTCGCCGAGTCTGAAGCTGTAGATTTTCAACAGCTTGGCCTTGCCTTTGTTATGACAAACCTTTTTTTGACCCGGTTACGGAGGT
Coding sequences:
- the LOC133919964 gene encoding probable alpha,alpha-trehalose-phosphate synthase [UDP-forming] 11 isoform X1 → MPSLSCHNLLDLAAADEVPLPSPTPLRLPRVMSVASPASPTSPSPPAPPRRVIVSHRLPLCAAPDPASPFGFSFSVDADTVAYQLRSGLPANAPVLHIGTLPPAATEAASDELSNYLVTNFSCLPVYLPSNLHRRFYHGFCKHYLWPLLHYLLPLTPSSLGGLPFDRTLYHSFLSANRAFADRLTEVLSPDEDLVWIHDYHLLALPTFLRKRFPRAKVGFFLHSPFPSSEIFRTIPVREDLVRALLNADLVGFHTFDYARHFLSACSRLLGLDYQSKRGYIGIEYYGRTVTVKILPVGIDMGQLRSVVSAPETGEVVRRVADAYKGRRLMVGVDDVDLFKGIGLKFLAMEQLLVEHPELRGRAVLVQIANPARSEGRDVQGVQDEARAISARVNARFGSPGYTPVVLIDGPVTAHEKAAYYAAAECCVLNAVRDGLNRIPYIYTVCRQEGDDAPKRSVIVLSEFVGCSPSLSGAIRVNPWSVESVAEAMNAALRMSEAEQRLRHEKHYKYVSTHDVAYWARSFDQDLQRACKDHFSRRHWGIGFGMSFKVVALGPNFRRLSVEHIVPSYRRTDNRLILLDYDGTVMPENSIDKTPSSEVISVLNRFCEDPKNRVFIVSGRGKDELSKWFAPCEKLGIAAEHGYFTRWSKDAPWETSGLAVDFVWKKAAEPVMQLYTEATDGSYIEQKESAIVWHHHEADPDFGSCQAKELLDHLENVLANEPVVVKRGQHIVEVKPQGISKGVVVESLLSSMVKTGKPPDFVLCIGDDRSDEDMFESIVCPSNSSVKLPATSEVFACTVGKKPSMAKYYLDDTVDVIKMLQGLANAPSQRPRPAVQLRVSFEGLL
- the LOC133919964 gene encoding probable alpha,alpha-trehalose-phosphate synthase [UDP-forming] 11 isoform X2, producing the protein MPSLSCHNLLDLAAADEVPLPSPTPLRLPRVMSVASPASPTSPSPPAPPRRVIVSHRLPLCAAPDPASPFGFSFSVDADTVAYQLRSGLPANAPVLHIGTLPPAATEAASDELSNYLVTNFSCLPVYLPSNLHRRFYHGFCKHYLWPLLHYLLPLTPSSLGGLPFDRTLYHSFLSANRAFADRLTEVLSPDEDLVWIHDYHLLALPTFLRKRFPRAKVGFFLHSPFPSSEIFRTIPVREDLVRALLNADLVGFHTFDYARHFLSACSRLLGLDYQSKRGYIGIEYYGRTVTVKILPVGIDMGQLRSVVSAPETGEVVRRVADAYKGRRLMVGVDDVDLFKGIGLKFLAMEQLLVEHPELRGRAVLVQIANPARSEGRDVQGVQDEARAISARVNARFGSPGYTPVVLIDGPVTAHEKAAYYAAAECCVLNAVRDGLNRIPYIYTVCRQEGDDAPKRSVIVLSEFVGCSPSLSGAIRVNPWSVESVAEAMNAALRMSEAEQRLRHEKHYKYVSTHDVAYWARSFDQDLQRACKDHFSRRHWGIGFGMSFKVVALGPNFRRLSVEHIVPSYRRTDNRLILLDYDGTVMPENSIDKTPSSEVISVLNRFCEDPKNRVFIVSGRGKDELSKWFAPCEKLGIAAEHGYFTRWSKDAPWETSGLAVDFVWKKAAEPVMQLYTEATDGSYIEQKESAIVWHHHEADPDFGSCQAKELLDHLENVLANEPVVVKRGQHIVEVKPQDW